One region of Osmia lignaria lignaria isolate PbOS001 chromosome 7, iyOsmLign1, whole genome shotgun sequence genomic DNA includes:
- the Arms gene encoding ankyrin repeat-rich membrane spanning isoform X2 produces the protein MRKAKDDRIKITTHHFRISIEEEDDDEKKKDENSSRDTERGISITIEADSVITGEDENVSEQSFSIKNESKESLESCDREKLDRNQSHESKTSSDSKENDFDREFLSKNARDEISTSADQKERPEVIRSRRHSVEYEHANSMKHIDYSFASSSLPSTKLFQPRDTVYDPPVAFEIPRSNSETQSSSVTRIANPSNEQIHSVINTEIQENMVLTQRNRSSSVSGSPLLIRRCYKIRSTVSRSSSLNESSSVSKDEDPSTMDRPSDSQIEEIKTTRRRTLPTIDGNPSENAPKSPTYEDIISGTGVNPIRRSSIANAAICSSLAPSLVSAYPGIPNCLLPAGENESSRNEQEAGSSGINGRRLRLPFLKIHIPAHQPATSWEEERFNHSYYHHHHHHHHHHHVFPHFHVPTITFTAPATDGETGRKFNFGIHRHSQPTLHRTDSMVSLCYRSLASYITDDNLAGLQNFLENKRVQIDDRDENGSTALILAATKGKIHFVRELINHGAEVNAEDGDNWTALLCAAKEGHTDVCLELLEHGADLEHRDMGGWTALMWATYKGRSPTVTMLLARGADVNAHGNFHISSLLWAAGRGYPDIVKDLIAHGAKVNVGDKYGTTALIWASRKGHVEIVDALLKAGANVDTAGMYSWTALLVATLGNHVDVVLLLLEHKPNVNALDKDGCTALAIACREGHHEIANALLNAGAYVNIQDRSGDTNLIHAVKGGHRGVVESLLKKYADVDIAGKDKKTATYIAVEKGNIPILKLLLNANPDLEIATKDGDTPLLRAVRSRNAEIVQLLLDKKAKVSATDKKGDTVLHIAMRARSKAIVEILLRNPKNSQLLYRPNRQGETPYNIDINHPKTILGQIFGARRLNTNEDNENMLGYDLYSSALADILSEPSLSTPITVGLYAKWGSGKSFLLNKLREEMKNFARQWIDPVFQFSFLLFAVVTHVSLLVGTTIGLALQSWIVGLASGLSLIVVTYTFLILVWYANKRYDWYWPYNFTVALTTKLNSLKLLLQVIFSHPPGSRVHDGVTVQPIKFYFTDQTRVGTTAAGENAVVQMVGSLYDSIENDFGSLSTRLYRAFRPKPDKSTTTWKWRHLCCLPYIVIFEFCFCSLLVGISVLTVYLIDISSSEPTIERVTAHIIMITVALILAVSIIANLYTWSRTLQALVFSQRRHLQRSISKLETLKSEGFIQTLKSEVNLMTEMVKCLDSFMAQQSRLVIIVDGLDSCEQDKVLLVLDAIQALFSDNGYPFVVILAIDPHIIAKAVEVNSRRLFTESNIGGHDYLRNMVHLPFYLQNSGLRKVKVAQQTAQHSRKTTWTEAEESVNYTTTSTMHHSVSNRRLSTESGIMNSNEKLKPQSRKGSRKLRLSESIASSIGSNLNRLGGAQDLNKMLLTDDYFSDVNPRSMRRLMNVVYVTGRLLKAFQIDFNWYHLAIWINITEQWPFRTSWLILHYDMYEETLDDNMSLKSLYDKIRPQIPVLREVQPLLEMDRDERKLDIFLTFHRSSLLVSDMKVFLPFTINLDPYIKKKIKEEQQSIEEEAALGPYKQYSPWTLHGNGHEQLGKSGLTNRNVKFVRTPSLQGPIPPVPSTPSWCVQPTFDWQPSPWMQMPPLPPPPPSMEPKIKPLSATTTLPSEILETRLSSLSVNGVCDLIDRIESLSSHHAPQYKQVVKENNINGRVLLHCDLQELKKVLKMAFGDWELFRMVLVSLREIELSSFSTHEEASRSVRFTVGSEQIQRKDHALQSTSIRVPAHVEKEKGNSRTDGAPRRDQTKQSIMEKQVTLEEQMICGALQTLNEEACEDVLDVPSSTVVSTDSLPGSNSAAPQDTDYVILQSNPLLHWVPVTDELETSDDSSFESTVHLQRTNSQRSITSQHSTRSACSFGRKDIRKGGGNSNSSRPVSLVVSPPPSPRPAFRSKSTDENYVANNIPMRSTISTPMKKRRSTSTLNDEIVLSVPVPNSSLEKLTKLKDRLMGTLPVSPAPGESEDESTPLVSELSTPTHSQSDSVFKHDCSEENSSSISSNKSLPRDGERSVDIVDYSDTVSLMVRESSQVRFLSRQTAEEWDNPETPV, from the exons ATGCGGAAGGCCAAAGATGATCGTATCAAGATCACGACGCATCATTTTCGCATCAGTATCGAGGAGGAGGATGACGATGAGAAGAAGAAGGATGAAAATTCGAGCAGAGATACAGAGAGAGGAATCTCGATCACCATCGAAGCGGATTCTGTGATAACCGGAGAGGATGAAAATGTGAGCGAACAATcgttttctataaaaaatgaaTCGAAAGAGTCATTGGAAAGCTGTGATCGTGAAAAGCTCGATCGAAATCAGAGCCACGAATCCAAGACGTCGAGTGATTCGAAAGAGAACGATTTTGATCGAGAATTTCTCTCGAAAAATGCCAGAGATGAAATCTCGACGAGCGCGGACCAGAAAGAGAGGCCGGAGGTTATTCGTTCTAGGAGACACTCGGTGGAGTATGAACATGCAAATTCGATGAAACACATAGATTATAGTTTCGCATCGAGTTCTCTTCCTTCTACCAAACTTTTCCAGCCAAGGGATACAGTTTACGATCCACCGGTTGCATTCGAGATTCCTAGATCAAACAGCGAAACGCAATCGTCGAGTGTAACGAGGATAGCGAATCCATCGAATGAACAAATACACTCGGTGATAAATACAGAGATACAAGAAAACATGGTACTAACCCAACGAAACAGGAGTTCATCCGTTTCAGGTTCGCCATTATTGATCAGAAGATGCTACAAAATCAGATCCACCGTTTCTAGATCATCCAGTTTGAACGAAAGTTCCTCCGTATCGAAGGACGAGGATCCATCTACGATGGATCGTCCGAGTGACTCTCAGATCGAGGAAATAAAAACAACCCGAAGACGGACACTGCCAACGATCGATGGTAATCCTTCGGAAAACGCACCTAAATCGCCGACTTACGAAGATATAATATCAGGGACCGGTGTGAATCCTATCAGACGATCGAGTATCGCTAACGCGGCTATTTGCTCGAGTTTAGCACCGAGTTTGGTCAGCGCTTATCCAGGTATTCCAAACTGCTTATTACCAGCTGGTGAGAACGAATCGTCGAGGAACGAACAAGAAGCTGGATCGAGCGGGATAAACGGACGGAGATTAAGATTGCCTTTTCTTAAAATACACATACCCGCGCATCAACCGGCGACCAGCTGGGAGGAGGAACGATTTAATCATTCGTAttatcatcaccatcatcatcatcatcatcaccatcacgTGTTCCCGCATTTTCACGTACCCACCATCACGTTCACCGCGCCAGCCACCGATGGTGAAACTGGCCGAAAATTCAACTTTGGAATTCACAGGCATTCGCAGCCG accttGCACCGGACTGACTCGATGGTATCTCTCTGCTACCGATCTCTTGCCAGCTATATCACAGACGATAATCTTGCTGGTCTGCAAAATTTTCTCGAGAATAAAAGAGTACAAATCGATGATCGAGATGAG aATGGTAGCACAGCCCTCATCCTTGCAGCAACTAAAGGAAAGATCCATTTTGTGCGGGAGCTTATCAATCATGGAGCAGAAGTTAACGCAGAGGATGgg GATAATTGGACGGCGTTACTTTGCGCCGCCAAAGAGGGTCACACCGATGTTTGCCTCGAGTTACTCGAGCATGGCGCCGACTTGGAACACAGAGACATG GGAGGATGGACGGCACTTATGTGGGCGACGTACAAGGGTAGGTCACCAACGGTGACGATGCTACTAGCTCGAGGAGCTGACGTCAATGCACACGGGAATTTTCATATATCCTCGTTGTTGTGGGCTGCGGGCAGGGGTTACCCTGACATTGTTAAAGACCTTATTGCTCATGGTGCTAAAGTCAATGTCGGTGACAAG TATGGCACTACGGCTCTTATATGGGCATCCCGTAAAGGACACGTAGAGATTGTAGACGCTTTATTAAAAGCTGGTGCTAACGTTGATACTGCTGGCATG TATTCATGGACTGCACTTTTGGTGGCCACCCTTGGCAATCATGTAGACGTGGTGCTACTCCTTTTGGAGCACAAACCAAACGTGAATGCTCTTGATAAAGATGGTTGCACAGCTCTTGCGATAGCTTGTCGAGAAGGACATCATGAAATAGCAAACGCTCTCTTAAACGCTGGTGCTTACGTGAACATTCAAGATAGATCCGGAGATACAAATTTAATTCATGCTGTAAAAGGTGGTCATAGAGGAGTGGTGGAATCTCTTTTGAAGAAGTACGCTGACGTAGACATTGCCGGaaag GATAAGAAAACAGCAACTTATATTGCAGTTGAAAAAGGCAATATACCGATATTAAAACTATTATTAAACGCCAACCCAGATTTGGAGATCGCGACGAAAGACGGTGATACACCGTTACTACGGGCGGTTAGGTCGCGAAATGCAGAAATAGTACAATTATTGCTAGACAAGAAGGCTAAAGTTTCAGCTACCGACAAAAAGGGTGACACTGTGCTTCATATAGCTATGCGTGCACGATCAAAAGCTATCGTCGAGATACTATTAAGAAATCCGAAAAACAGTCAACTACTTTACCGTCCAAATAGGCAAGGCGAGACCCCGTACAACATCGACATCAATCATCCAAAGACAATTCTTGGACAAATATTCGGTGCAC GACGTCTTAATACTAACGAAGATAATGAAAATATGCTTGGTTATGATTTATACAGTAGCGCATTAGCAGACATTCTTAGCGAACCATCGCTCTCAACGCCTATAACTGTTGGCCTCTATGCAAAGTGGGGTTCTGGCAAATCTTTTTTGTTAAACAAATTGAGAG aggaaatgaaaaattttgctCGTCAATGGATAGATCCCgtgtttcaattttctttcttattgtTCGCAGTAGTAACTCACGTATCTTTGTTAGTGGGTACTACGATAGGTCTTGCCTTGCAATCGTGGATCGTTGGTCTTGCATCTGGTTTAAGTCTTATTGTCGTTACGTACACCTTCTTAATACTTGTCTGGTATGCCAACAAAAG GTACGATTGGTACTGGCCGTACAACTTCACCGTAGCTCTGACGACAAAGTTGAATTCATTGAAGCTACTGTTGCAAGTGATATTTTCACATCCTCCTGGCAGTAGAGTTCACGACGGTGTCACTGTACAGCCGATAAAGTTTTACTTCACCGATCAAACCCGAGTCGGTACAACTGCCGCTGGAGAAAACGCGGTGGTACAAATGGTGGGATCTCTTTACGATTCTATTGAGAACGACTTCGGTTCTTTATCCACAAGATTGTATAGGGCGTTCAGACCGAAACCTGATAAATCAACTACAACATGGAAATGGAGACACCTTTGTTGCTTACCATACATAGTAATATTCGAATTTTGCTTTTGCAGTTTGCTCGTTGGTATATCTGTACTTACAGTCTACCTCATCGATATTTCTAGTAGCGAGCCAACAATTGAGAGAGTTACTGCACACATCATAATGATAACCGTTGCCTTAATACTAGCCGTTAGTATAATAGCAAACCTGTACACGTGGAGCCGAACGTTGCAAGCGCTTGTATTCTCCCAAAGGCGTCATCTTCAACGTAGCATTTCTAAGTTGGAGACGTTAAAGAGTGAAGGGTTTATACAAACGTTAAAGAGCGAGGTTAATTTAATGACCGAAATGGTCAAGTGTTTAGACAGCTTCATGGCTCAACAAAGCAGATTAGTAATAATTGTGGATGGTTTAGACAGTTGTGAACAAGACAAAGTGTTGTTAGTTTTAGATGCGATACAAGCATTGTTCAGTGATAATGGTTATCCATTCGTTGTCATATTAGCAATTGATCCGCATATTATTGCCAAGGCAGTGGAAGTCAATAGTAGAAGATTATTTACAGAATCTAATATCGGAGGTCATGATTATTTACGCAATATGGTACACCTTccgttttatttacaaaatagtGGTTTAAGGAAGGTGAAAGTTGCTCAACAAACTGCTCAGCACAGCAGAAAAACCACGTGGACCGAAGCCGAAGAGAGCGTTAATTATACCACAACGAGTACAATGCATCATTCTGTATCTAACAGAAGGCTTAGCACAGAGTCTGGTATAATGAACAGCAACGAAAAACTGAAGCCGCAAAGTAGAAAGGGCAGTAGAAAGTTACGATTAAGCGAATCGATCGCGAGTAGTATCGGTAGCAATTTGAATCGATTGGGTGGCGCCCAAGATCTTAATAAAATGCTCCTTACCGACGATTATTTCAGCGACGTGAATCCTCGTAGCATGAGAAGATTGATGAACGTTGTCTATGTTACTGGGAGATTGTTAAAAGCATTCCAAATTGATTTCAACTGGTATCATTTAGCTATTTGGATCAACATCACCGAACAATGGCCGTTTAGAACGTCTTGGTTAATACTCCATTACGATATGTACGAAGAAACTTTAGACGATAACATGTCCCTGAAAAGTCTTTACGATAAGATACGACCTCAGATTCCGGTACTTAGGGAAGTTCAACCTCTTTTAGAGATGGACAGAGACGAACGCAAGTTGGATATTTTCTTAACTTTTCATCGTTCCAGCTTACTCGTCAGTGATATGAAAGTATTCTTACCGTTTACGATTAATCTTGATCCTTATATTaagaagaagataaaagaagaacaacagagcATAGAAGAGGAAGCAGCGCTTGGACCGTACAAGCAATACAGCCCTTGGACGTTACACGGAAATGGCCACGAACAATTGGGTAAAAGTGGATTGACAAATCGAAATGTGAAATTCGTCAGAACGCCTAGTTTGCAAGGACCCATTCCGCCTGTACCATCGACACCATCCTGGTGTGTTCAACCAACGTTCGATTGGCAGCCTTCTCCTTGGATGCAAATGCCTCCACTTCCTCCTCCGCCGCCTTCCATGGAACCTAAGATTAAACCACTTTCTGCAACTACAACTTTACCG tcCGAAATTTTGGAGACGAGGCTTTCTTCCTTATCAGTTAATGGTGTTTGTGATCTTATCGATAGAATCGAGAGTTTGAGTTCCCATCATGCACCGCAGTACAAACAAGTTgtcaaagaaaataatattaatggtaGAGTTTTATTACACTGTGACTTACAAGAGTTGAAGAAA GTTCTAAAAATGGCATTTGGGGATTGGGAATTGTTTCGTATGGTTCTTGTATCGCTTAGGGAAATAGAACTTTCGTCTTTTAGTACGCACGAAGAAGCTTCCCGAAGCGTACGATTTACTGTAGGTTCAGAACAAATTCAGCGGAAAG ATCACGCTTTGCAAAGTACTTCGATACGTGTACCAGCACATgttgaaaaagagaaaggaaactcGAGAACCGATGGCGCACCCAGACGAGATCAAACTAAGCAGTCTATTATGGAGAAACAA gtGACCCTGGAGGAACAAATGATATGCGGAGCGCTGCAAACGTTAAACGAAGAAGCTTGCGAAGATGTATTAGATGTACCATCTTCTACGGTAGTATCAACAGACTCACTCCCAG GATCTAACTCAGCGGCTCCTCAAGACACAGATTATGTGATTCTTCAATCTAATCCACTTCTCCACTGGGTACCGGTTACCGACGAGCTTGAAACGTCGGACGATAGTTCGTTCGAGTCCACAGTTCATCTTCAACGTACAAATTCGCAACGTAGTATCACGTCTCAGCACAGTACCAGATCAGCCTGTTCGTTTGGACGTAAAGATATAAGAAAAGGTGGAGGAAATTCCAACAGTAGTAGACCTGTATCTCTCGTTGTATCTCCGCCGCCTTCTCCTAGACCTGCCTTTAGATCCAAGTCAACAGATGAGAATTACGTAGCTAATAACATACCTATGAGGTCGACTATATCAACACCGATGAAGAAACGACGTTCCACGTCGACGTTAAACGATGAGATAGTTTTATCGGTTCCCGTACCGAATTCCAGCCTAgagaaactaacgaaattaaaagatCGTTTAATGGGAACGTTACCTGTTTCCCCTGCACCAGGAGAGAGCGAAGATGAATCTACACCATTAGTATCTGAATTATCTACTCCGACTCATTCCCAATCCGATAGCGTGTTCAAACACGATTGTAGCGAAGAAAATAGTAGCTCGATATCATCTAATAAAAGCTTACCACGAGACGGTGAGAGATCCGTCGACATTGTAGATTATTCTGATACTGTTAGCCTAATGGTGAGAGAGTCTTCCCAGGTACGATTCTTATCACGACAAACTGCGGAAGAATGGGACAATCCCGAGACACCTGTTTGA
- the Arms gene encoding ankyrin repeat-rich membrane spanning isoform X10: MTTRNLEKMLRLTTLSRTLHRTDSMVSLCYRSLASYITDDNLAGLQNFLENKRVQIDDRDENGSTALILAATKGKIHFVRELINHGAEVNAEDGDNWTALLCAAKEGHTDVCLELLEHGADLEHRDMGGWTALMWATYKGRSPTVTMLLARGADVNAHGNFHISSLLWAAGRGYPDIVKDLIAHGAKVNVGDKYGTTALIWASRKGHVEIVDALLKAGANVDTAGMYSWTALLVATLGNHVDVVLLLLEHKPNVNALDKDGCTALAIACREGHHEIANALLNAGAYVNIQDRSGDTNLIHAVKGGHRGVVESLLKKYADVDIAGKDKKTATYIAVEKGNIPILKLLLNANPDLEIATKDGDTPLLRAVRSRNAEIVQLLLDKKAKVSATDKKGDTVLHIAMRARSKAIVEILLRNPKNSQLLYRPNRQGETPYNIDINHPKTILGQIFGARRLNTNEDNENMLGYDLYSSALADILSEPSLSTPITVGLYAKWGSGKSFLLNKLREEMKNFARQWIDPVFQFSFLLFAVVTHVSLLVGTTIGLALQSWIVGLASGLSLIVVTYTFLILVWYANKRYDWYWPYNFTVALTTKLNSLKLLLQVIFSHPPGSRVHDGVTVQPIKFYFTDQTRVGTTAAGENAVVQMVGSLYDSIENDFGSLSTRLYRAFRPKPDKSTTTWKWRHLCCLPYIVIFEFCFCSLLVGISVLTVYLIDISSSEPTIERVTAHIIMITVALILAVSIIANLYTWSRTLQALVFSQRRHLQRSISKLETLKSEGFIQTLKSEVNLMTEMVKCLDSFMAQQSRLVIIVDGLDSCEQDKVLLVLDAIQALFSDNGYPFVVILAIDPHIIAKAVEVNSRRLFTESNIGGHDYLRNMVHLPFYLQNSGLRKVKVAQQTAQHSRKTTWTEAEESVNYTTTSTMHHSVSNRRLSTESGIMNSNEKLKPQSRKGSRKLRLSESIASSIGSNLNRLGGAQDLNKMLLTDDYFSDVNPRSMRRLMNVVYVTGRLLKAFQIDFNWYHLAIWINITEQWPFRTSWLILHYDMYEETLDDNMSLKSLYDKIRPQIPVLREVQPLLEMDRDERKLDIFLTFHRSSLLVSDMKVFLPFTINLDPYIKKKIKEEQQSIEEEAALGPYKQYSPWTLHGNGHEQLGKSGLTNRNVKFVRTPSLQGPIPPVPSTPSWCVQPTFDWQPSPWMQMPPLPPPPPSMEPKIKPLSATTTLPSEILETRLSSLSVNGVCDLIDRIESLSSHHAPQYKQVVKENNINGRVLLHCDLQELKKVLKMAFGDWELFRMVLVSLREIELSSFSTHEEASRSVRFTVGSEQIQRKVDHALQSTSIRVPAHVEKEKGNSRTDGAPRRDQTKQSIMEKQVTLEEQMICGALQTLNEEACEDVLDVPSSTVVSTDSLPGSNSAAPQDTDYVILQSNPLLHWVPVTDELETSDDSSFESTVHLQRTNSQRSITSQHSTRSACSFGRKDIRKGGGNSNSSRPVSLVVSPPPSPRPAFRSKSTDENYVANNIPMRSTISTPMKKRRSTSTLNDEIVLSVPVPNSSLEKLTKLKDRLMGTLPVSPAPGESEDESTPLVSELSTPTHSQSDSVFKHDCSEENSSSISSNKSLPRDGERSVDIVDYSDTVSLMVRESSQVRFLSRQTAEEWDNPETPV; the protein is encoded by the exons ATGACGAcgagaaatttggaaaaaatgcTCAGACTCACCACTTTGTCCAGG accttGCACCGGACTGACTCGATGGTATCTCTCTGCTACCGATCTCTTGCCAGCTATATCACAGACGATAATCTTGCTGGTCTGCAAAATTTTCTCGAGAATAAAAGAGTACAAATCGATGATCGAGATGAG aATGGTAGCACAGCCCTCATCCTTGCAGCAACTAAAGGAAAGATCCATTTTGTGCGGGAGCTTATCAATCATGGAGCAGAAGTTAACGCAGAGGATGgg GATAATTGGACGGCGTTACTTTGCGCCGCCAAAGAGGGTCACACCGATGTTTGCCTCGAGTTACTCGAGCATGGCGCCGACTTGGAACACAGAGACATG GGAGGATGGACGGCACTTATGTGGGCGACGTACAAGGGTAGGTCACCAACGGTGACGATGCTACTAGCTCGAGGAGCTGACGTCAATGCACACGGGAATTTTCATATATCCTCGTTGTTGTGGGCTGCGGGCAGGGGTTACCCTGACATTGTTAAAGACCTTATTGCTCATGGTGCTAAAGTCAATGTCGGTGACAAG TATGGCACTACGGCTCTTATATGGGCATCCCGTAAAGGACACGTAGAGATTGTAGACGCTTTATTAAAAGCTGGTGCTAACGTTGATACTGCTGGCATG TATTCATGGACTGCACTTTTGGTGGCCACCCTTGGCAATCATGTAGACGTGGTGCTACTCCTTTTGGAGCACAAACCAAACGTGAATGCTCTTGATAAAGATGGTTGCACAGCTCTTGCGATAGCTTGTCGAGAAGGACATCATGAAATAGCAAACGCTCTCTTAAACGCTGGTGCTTACGTGAACATTCAAGATAGATCCGGAGATACAAATTTAATTCATGCTGTAAAAGGTGGTCATAGAGGAGTGGTGGAATCTCTTTTGAAGAAGTACGCTGACGTAGACATTGCCGGaaag GATAAGAAAACAGCAACTTATATTGCAGTTGAAAAAGGCAATATACCGATATTAAAACTATTATTAAACGCCAACCCAGATTTGGAGATCGCGACGAAAGACGGTGATACACCGTTACTACGGGCGGTTAGGTCGCGAAATGCAGAAATAGTACAATTATTGCTAGACAAGAAGGCTAAAGTTTCAGCTACCGACAAAAAGGGTGACACTGTGCTTCATATAGCTATGCGTGCACGATCAAAAGCTATCGTCGAGATACTATTAAGAAATCCGAAAAACAGTCAACTACTTTACCGTCCAAATAGGCAAGGCGAGACCCCGTACAACATCGACATCAATCATCCAAAGACAATTCTTGGACAAATATTCGGTGCAC GACGTCTTAATACTAACGAAGATAATGAAAATATGCTTGGTTATGATTTATACAGTAGCGCATTAGCAGACATTCTTAGCGAACCATCGCTCTCAACGCCTATAACTGTTGGCCTCTATGCAAAGTGGGGTTCTGGCAAATCTTTTTTGTTAAACAAATTGAGAG aggaaatgaaaaattttgctCGTCAATGGATAGATCCCgtgtttcaattttctttcttattgtTCGCAGTAGTAACTCACGTATCTTTGTTAGTGGGTACTACGATAGGTCTTGCCTTGCAATCGTGGATCGTTGGTCTTGCATCTGGTTTAAGTCTTATTGTCGTTACGTACACCTTCTTAATACTTGTCTGGTATGCCAACAAAAG GTACGATTGGTACTGGCCGTACAACTTCACCGTAGCTCTGACGACAAAGTTGAATTCATTGAAGCTACTGTTGCAAGTGATATTTTCACATCCTCCTGGCAGTAGAGTTCACGACGGTGTCACTGTACAGCCGATAAAGTTTTACTTCACCGATCAAACCCGAGTCGGTACAACTGCCGCTGGAGAAAACGCGGTGGTACAAATGGTGGGATCTCTTTACGATTCTATTGAGAACGACTTCGGTTCTTTATCCACAAGATTGTATAGGGCGTTCAGACCGAAACCTGATAAATCAACTACAACATGGAAATGGAGACACCTTTGTTGCTTACCATACATAGTAATATTCGAATTTTGCTTTTGCAGTTTGCTCGTTGGTATATCTGTACTTACAGTCTACCTCATCGATATTTCTAGTAGCGAGCCAACAATTGAGAGAGTTACTGCACACATCATAATGATAACCGTTGCCTTAATACTAGCCGTTAGTATAATAGCAAACCTGTACACGTGGAGCCGAACGTTGCAAGCGCTTGTATTCTCCCAAAGGCGTCATCTTCAACGTAGCATTTCTAAGTTGGAGACGTTAAAGAGTGAAGGGTTTATACAAACGTTAAAGAGCGAGGTTAATTTAATGACCGAAATGGTCAAGTGTTTAGACAGCTTCATGGCTCAACAAAGCAGATTAGTAATAATTGTGGATGGTTTAGACAGTTGTGAACAAGACAAAGTGTTGTTAGTTTTAGATGCGATACAAGCATTGTTCAGTGATAATGGTTATCCATTCGTTGTCATATTAGCAATTGATCCGCATATTATTGCCAAGGCAGTGGAAGTCAATAGTAGAAGATTATTTACAGAATCTAATATCGGAGGTCATGATTATTTACGCAATATGGTACACCTTccgttttatttacaaaatagtGGTTTAAGGAAGGTGAAAGTTGCTCAACAAACTGCTCAGCACAGCAGAAAAACCACGTGGACCGAAGCCGAAGAGAGCGTTAATTATACCACAACGAGTACAATGCATCATTCTGTATCTAACAGAAGGCTTAGCACAGAGTCTGGTATAATGAACAGCAACGAAAAACTGAAGCCGCAAAGTAGAAAGGGCAGTAGAAAGTTACGATTAAGCGAATCGATCGCGAGTAGTATCGGTAGCAATTTGAATCGATTGGGTGGCGCCCAAGATCTTAATAAAATGCTCCTTACCGACGATTATTTCAGCGACGTGAATCCTCGTAGCATGAGAAGATTGATGAACGTTGTCTATGTTACTGGGAGATTGTTAAAAGCATTCCAAATTGATTTCAACTGGTATCATTTAGCTATTTGGATCAACATCACCGAACAATGGCCGTTTAGAACGTCTTGGTTAATACTCCATTACGATATGTACGAAGAAACTTTAGACGATAACATGTCCCTGAAAAGTCTTTACGATAAGATACGACCTCAGATTCCGGTACTTAGGGAAGTTCAACCTCTTTTAGAGATGGACAGAGACGAACGCAAGTTGGATATTTTCTTAACTTTTCATCGTTCCAGCTTACTCGTCAGTGATATGAAAGTATTCTTACCGTTTACGATTAATCTTGATCCTTATATTaagaagaagataaaagaagaacaacagagcATAGAAGAGGAAGCAGCGCTTGGACCGTACAAGCAATACAGCCCTTGGACGTTACACGGAAATGGCCACGAACAATTGGGTAAAAGTGGATTGACAAATCGAAATGTGAAATTCGTCAGAACGCCTAGTTTGCAAGGACCCATTCCGCCTGTACCATCGACACCATCCTGGTGTGTTCAACCAACGTTCGATTGGCAGCCTTCTCCTTGGATGCAAATGCCTCCACTTCCTCCTCCGCCGCCTTCCATGGAACCTAAGATTAAACCACTTTCTGCAACTACAACTTTACCG tcCGAAATTTTGGAGACGAGGCTTTCTTCCTTATCAGTTAATGGTGTTTGTGATCTTATCGATAGAATCGAGAGTTTGAGTTCCCATCATGCACCGCAGTACAAACAAGTTgtcaaagaaaataatattaatggtaGAGTTTTATTACACTGTGACTTACAAGAGTTGAAGAAA GTTCTAAAAATGGCATTTGGGGATTGGGAATTGTTTCGTATGGTTCTTGTATCGCTTAGGGAAATAGAACTTTCGTCTTTTAGTACGCACGAAGAAGCTTCCCGAAGCGTACGATTTACTGTAGGTTCAGAACAAATTCAGCGGAAAG TAGATCACGCTTTGCAAAGTACTTCGATACGTGTACCAGCACATgttgaaaaagagaaaggaaactcGAGAACCGATGGCGCACCCAGACGAGATCAAACTAAGCAGTCTATTATGGAGAAACAA gtGACCCTGGAGGAACAAATGATATGCGGAGCGCTGCAAACGTTAAACGAAGAAGCTTGCGAAGATGTATTAGATGTACCATCTTCTACGGTAGTATCAACAGACTCACTCCCAG GATCTAACTCAGCGGCTCCTCAAGACACAGATTATGTGATTCTTCAATCTAATCCACTTCTCCACTGGGTACCGGTTACCGACGAGCTTGAAACGTCGGACGATAGTTCGTTCGAGTCCACAGTTCATCTTCAACGTACAAATTCGCAACGTAGTATCACGTCTCAGCACAGTACCAGATCAGCCTGTTCGTTTGGACGTAAAGATATAAGAAAAGGTGGAGGAAATTCCAACAGTAGTAGACCTGTATCTCTCGTTGTATCTCCGCCGCCTTCTCCTAGACCTGCCTTTAGATCCAAGTCAACAGATGAGAATTACGTAGCTAATAACATACCTATGAGGTCGACTATATCAACACCGATGAAGAAACGACGTTCCACGTCGACGTTAAACGATGAGATAGTTTTATCGGTTCCCGTACCGAATTCCAGCCTAgagaaactaacgaaattaaaagatCGTTTAATGGGAACGTTACCTGTTTCCCCTGCACCAGGAGAGAGCGAAGATGAATCTACACCATTAGTATCTGAATTATCTACTCCGACTCATTCCCAATCCGATAGCGTGTTCAAACACGATTGTAGCGAAGAAAATAGTAGCTCGATATCATCTAATAAAAGCTTACCACGAGACGGTGAGAGATCCGTCGACATTGTAGATTATTCTGATACTGTTAGCCTAATGGTGAGAGAGTCTTCCCAGGTACGATTCTTATCACGACAAACTGCGGAAGAATGGGACAATCCCGAGACACCTGTTTGA